The Kiritimatiellia bacterium DNA segment TACGTGGGCGCTGCCGGCTGGCCGATCCTGACCAACGAACACGTGCATGTCACACCGAGGCCGCGCCTCCACCAGTGGGGGGAGGGGCTGAACTCCCGTCTCAATTCGAGGCCGCCCGAGACCACCAGTGACTTCCGGCGGATTGTCGCCTCGTTGCCCTCGGCGGTCATTGCGCATGAAAGCGGCCAGTGGTGCGCGTTCCCGAACTTTGATGAAATTCCGAAGTACTCGGGTCCCCTGAAGCCGAAAAACTTTGAAATCTTCCGCGATTTGCTCGCGCGCCGGCACATGGCCGACCTCGCGCGGCCGTTTCTGCTCGCGTCTGGCCGGCTGCAGACGATCTGCTACAAGGAGGAGATCGAGGCGGCGCTGCGCACGCCGGGGCTGTCCGGATTTCAGCTTCTGTCTCTGCAGGACTTCCCTGGCCAGGGGACAGCGCTGGTCGGCGTGCTGGACGCGTTTTGGGAGGAGAAAGGCTATGTGACCAGTGCGGAGTTTCGCCGGTTCTGCGGGCCGGTGGTACCGCTCGCCCGCCTTCCGCGCCGGGTTCTTGAAGCGGGAGAAGAAATGGAGGTGTCCATTGAGGTGGCGCAGTACGCCGGCCGCGAGCTGCGCGATCTCGCGGTGCGTTGGTGGTTCGGTCCGGCGGGTGGAGCCGTCAAGGCCTCGGGGCAGTTCGGTCTCGCGGTTGCGCCGGTGGGGCTGGTGACGGCCGGCGTTGCCCGCTTGAACACCGCGGCGGGACCCTCGCCGGCGCGCTGGACGCTCGAAGTCGGGCTTGGGGCCGGGGACGCATCCACAAACGAACTCGCGCGCAACTCCTGGGATGTCTGGGTGTTCCCGCCGAAGCCCGACGCCCCGCCCCCCCAAGGGCTCACGCTGGTTCGTGAACTTGATGACGCCGCAGTCGCCGCGCTCCGCCGCGGCGGCCCGGTCCTGTGGCTGGTTCCTCCGCAGGCGGTGCGGACCGATGTCGAACTGGGGTTTTCTAGCGTGTTTTGGAATACCGCCTGGACGCGCGGGCAGCCGCCCCACACGCTGGGTCTGCTTTGCGACCCCCGCCACCCCGTCTTCGCCTCGTTTCCAACGGCGGAACACTGCGATTGGCAGTGGTGGGAGCTGCTGCGTGGCGCGGCCGCAATGGTGTTGGACGACCTGCCGCCCCAGCTGCGCCCGCTCGTTCAACCGATTGACACATGGTTCCGCAGCCATCGGCTTGGTTTGCTCTTTGAAGCACGGGTCGAAGAGGGGCGTCTCGCGGTGTGTTCGATGGACCTGGACAACGATCTGGACCGTCGCGCCGCGGCCCGGCAGTTTCGGCGGAGCCTCTTTGACTATCTGATGTCTGGTGCGTTCCAGCCGAAGGTCGACGTACCGCTGGAACAAATTCGCGGGCTCGTGCGTCCGCCGTCGCTGGCGGAACGTTTGCGGGCGAGGATTTCCGCGGATGGCGAACAACGCGGATTTGAGGCGTGGCGGGCGCTGGATGGTCGTCTTTCGACCATCTGGCACTCGCCGTGGGAGCCGGCGCGAAAACCCTATCCGCATGTGCTGAGGCTCAGTTGGGCGGAGCCCACGGTCATTGCCGGTGTGCGCATCTGGCCGCGTCAGGAGGAGCGTGGTGGCGGTCATTTCGCACAGGTCCAGCTGACCGCGGACGGCGAGAACGGACCGGGAGTGTTCGTGGAGCGTTCGCCGACGAACGTGGCGCCGCTGGAGCTGCGTTTCGCGGAGCCGGTTCGCACCCGGGGGTTGACCCTCCGCTTTTTGCGTGGCCGTGGCTTGGAGCCCTACGCAGCGGTTGCCGAGATCGAGCTGCTTTCACCTGACGGGCAGTGAGAAAGAGGAGGGGACGATGCGTGCAAGACCGGAGGCGGCGCACCTGCGACGGGGCAGCGCAGACCGCCTCGACCGCAGTCGCAGCGGCGGCTGAACAACCTCAGCGGACCGCCCCTCGGCGCCGGAGCTCAGCGGCCGTCCGAACGGGCGCGTCGCGGGATGTTTGACCGGAGTGGTGCGGCCGCGAGCGCCAGTTCCGATCGTTGGATGCGAGCGGATGGAGGGGCTCCAAGGATTGGAGACGGCGTTCGGGCGCGCCCGCCCCGGGCTGAGCTGTTTGCCGCACAGAGGGGCAGCGGCGGCAGGGTGTTCGCTGCTGCTGAAGCGCGTGCGACCGTTTTGTGTCTCGTCGGGGCAGGGTGTCCCCGCCATGCTGGGCGTTGTGGAGGCGAGGAGGCGGCGATGAAATCGATGCGGATCGCCACGATTGCGCGGATCAGCGCGGCAGTGGTGGAGGGCAGTGGGCGAACGTCGGGGGAAGCGGCGATGGATACATCGAGCCCGCCATGGCGAGCGTCGTCGGAGCCGGAGGTGGCCAGGCTGCCGGCGGGCGCGGCGATCCGCACCAGCCCGGGAGAAATTGAGATCGAGCTCCTTCGTGAATGCACGCGGAACACCGCACGAAACTTCGCCGCATATTCTCGGGCGGGCCACTACGACGGTACGATCTTCCACAGTGTGATTCCCGGTTCGTGATTCAGGGGGAGAGGGCACACTGGCATGCGCGGGAAGCGAACCCGTCCGCCAATCCGCAATGTTGCGGCCCATGGGGTAACGAGCCGGCATGGAACGGTCGCGTGGCGCGCACGCCGGATCCGCACAGCGCGGCCGCGCAGGTGTTCACCAATCTGGCCGACAATTTGGCGCTGAACTATGGGTCCTCCACCGTCGAGGGCTACGGGTACGGCGTGTTCGCGCCAGTGGTGGGTGGCATGGAGATCGCCGATCGCATGGCCGCACAGTCGAGGGGGTTGGTGGGGCCATACGAGGACGTTCCCGTGATGCCGGTGCAGATTCGATGCGGTGCAGCGACGGTGAGCGGGGAAGCGCGGGCGGGGCGGCTTTCGTTCGCGGCGCGCGTATGGAAGAATGCGCGTCGTTGAGGCAGCCGGTTCGGTTGGGACAGCCGACGGCGGAACGCAGCATGAGCGACGGCGACAAGACCATTCGGATCTATCTTCAGGAGATCGGTGAGGTGCCTCTGCTTACGCCGGAGGAGGAGATTGAGCTGGCCGCCCGCATCCGCAAGGGCGATATGGAGGCACGGCAGCGCATGATCGCCGCGAACCTGCGGCTGGTCGTGAAGATCGCGCAGGACTACGCGCGGTACGGACTGCCGCTGCTCGATCTCATTTCCGAGGGCAACATCGGGTTGGTCAAAGCGGTGGAACGGTTCGACCCGCGCAAGGGCGGGAAGTTGAGCACGTATGCGGCGTGGTGGATCAAGCAGGCGATCAAGCGGGCGCTGGCGAACCAGAGCAAGACGATCCGGTTGCCCGCGCACTTAGTGGACAAGATCTCGCGGATGCGAAAGGCGGAGCGCAAGCTCGCGGAGGAGCTTGGTCGCGATCCGACCGATGCGGAGATCGCCGCGGAAATGGGATTGGACGAGGCGACCATCACGCACTGGCAGACGGTGGCGATTCGGCCCACTTCGCTGGATGCGCCCATTGGGGACGAAAACGGGAGCACATTTGGAGAAATCATTGGCGACGAAAGGGCGCGGACACCGGCGGAGGAGCTTCTGGATGAGCAGCTTCGTGCGCAGGCCGAGGCGTTGGTGCGCTATCTTCCGTACCGTGAGCGGGAAATTCTGAAATATCGGTTTGGCCTTCGCGGCGCGCCGGTCGAGACCCTGGAAGAAGTTGGCCGGCGGTTTCGAATCACGCGCGAGAGAGTGCGCCAGCTTCAGAACTCGGCGCTCGCGAAGCTGAGGGACTTGCTGGAGGAAAAAGTGCCGCATCCGAACTATCCGCCGCCGGATTCTCCGTTCTTCCACGACGAGCCGGCCGTTGCCGAGGCGCCGGCGACGCCGGCCAAGACGTCCAAACGGCCGAAGACGCGCCGCCGGCGATCTGTCGCGGCGAGGCCGCGGGGGCGGAAGCTGGCGCGGACGCGCGCGGCGCAGCGACGGAGGCGGCGTTGAACCGGCCGGGAGGCGCGGCGGACGAGGAGCCGCGGGAGCCCATGAACCGATCCGCGATTTACGCCGGCACCTTTGATCCGATCACGCTGGGACATCTGGACCTGATCGGGCGCGCGGCGGCGATTTTTCCCCGCCTGATTCTGGCGGTTGCGAAGAACCCGCCGAAACGAACACTTTTCACGCCGGAGCAGCGTGCGGCGATTGCCGCAGAGGCGGTCCGGGAACTTCCGAACGTGGAGGTGGAGCTCTTCGACGGGCTGCTGGTGGAGTTCGCGCGTCGGCGGGGCGTGCGGGTGCTGGTGCGGGGATTGCGCGCGTTTTCGGACTTTGAGTTTGAGTTTCAGATGGCGCTGACGAACCGGAAGCTGGCGCCGGACATTGAAACGCTGTTTCTGATGCCGACGGAGGAGTACAGCTATGTGAGTTCGAGCACCGTTCGGCAGATTGCGGAGCTGGGGGGAGATGTGCGCCGATTTGTTCCCCACTGTGCGTGGCTGGCACTCCAGTCTCGGTTGCCGGCCTCTCGCACCGGAGGTTCGCCGCAGTGATCATCGAAATTGCGAAAGTCTCCGCGGAGGGCTCGCTCTTCGAGGGAGAAGAGGACGGTGCGCTGCTCGAGCTGAGTGCGAACGACCTCTACACGGTGTCGGAGCCGATCCGGTATCGGCTGATTGCGCGCAAGGTGGGGCGGCGGCTGGTCGTAAGCGGCGCCGTGGAGATTCGTCTTCAGGCGCGCTGCCGACGGTGTGCTCGGTCGTTCTCGACTTTTTTGCGCGAATCGTGTTTTCTCTACGAGTACGAGACGCGCGAAGGGCAGCGGGATGTGGACGTGACTCCCGAGTTGCGGGAAGCGCTGCTGCTTCGGTTGGATCCGCATCCGCTGTGCGCGCCGGCCTGCGCCGGTTTGTGCCCGCGTTGTGGTCGGGATCTGAACAGCGGTCCCTGCGGATGTGAACCGCGCGGGTCACCCAACCAGTCGCGCTGGTCGGCGTTGGACAAGTGGAAAGCCGTGCCGCCGCCGACCGGTAAGGAGATGAGCTGATGGGTGTTCCGAAAAGACGGAAGTCGAAGAGCAGGAAGCAAATGCGGGTTCGGTCGCATCGGCATCCTAAGCCGCCGATGAGCCGCTGCCCAAAGTGTGGCGCGTGGGCGCAGCCGCACCGGGTTTGCGCCACCTGCGGATACTACCGGGACCGGCAGGTCGAGACGGTCACCACGGAGTGATGCCGCCGGGCGGCTATGCGGATCGCGATTGATGCGATGGGGGGGGACTATGCCCCCCGGGAGATCGTCGCCGGCACCGCGATGGCCGCAGCGGATTTGCCGGCGGATGTGGAGGAGTTGATTCTCGTCGGGCGGGAGCCCGAAATCCTCGGGGTGATGCCGGGGGGGCGGCTGCCGCCGCGCGTGCGCATCGAGCCGGCCGGCGAAGTGATCGAGATGGGGGAGCCGGCGGCCGCGGCGGTACGGCGAAAGCGCGACTCGTCCATCAACCGCGCGATGGAGCTGGTGAAATCCGGGGTCGCGGATGCGATGTTCTCGGCCGGCAACACGGGTGCCGTCGTCGCCTG contains these protein-coding regions:
- a CDS encoding glycoside hydrolase — encoded protein: MSCSHTHIVGKFVTAYRHELAVTMTTAATLVGAWELPLAGGWRLRLDPTDVGERQRWFEHVEETQPVRLPGSLVEQRIGDPIGLHTPWTGTIVDRSWFTAPEFEADRQPGRIRVPFWLQPEVCYVGAAWYQREVEIPPETAGRRLELALERPHWFTTVWWDGRRVGDSDSLSTPHVFDLGDAQPGRHRLTIRVDNRLAINVGSNSHSVSDHTQGNWNGVVGDLHLRATPRAWIEWASVHPSAAHRSVVVEVRLAARPDLVGRRGRLEVRMVPDGPRARLEPELTSTGALVHVVLQLPQHTPLWDDISPNCHALEVAWEAPSGGSQSRRLLFGLRDVEVRDRAILVNGIPRFLRGTLDCCVFPKTGYPPTAPADWRRIMAKIREYGFNHVRFHSWCPPEAAFEAADEAGVYLHVECGTWPNSGATIGDGGPLDAWVEREAERIVRWYGHHPSFLILCHGNEPAGRRHAAWLADWVERWKQRDSRRLYVGAAGWPILTNEHVHVTPRPRLHQWGEGLNSRLNSRPPETTSDFRRIVASLPSAVIAHESGQWCAFPNFDEIPKYSGPLKPKNFEIFRDLLARRHMADLARPFLLASGRLQTICYKEEIEAALRTPGLSGFQLLSLQDFPGQGTALVGVLDAFWEEKGYVTSAEFRRFCGPVVPLARLPRRVLEAGEEMEVSIEVAQYAGRELRDLAVRWWFGPAGGAVKASGQFGLAVAPVGLVTAGVARLNTAAGPSPARWTLEVGLGAGDASTNELARNSWDVWVFPPKPDAPPPQGLTLVRELDDAAVAALRRGGPVLWLVPPQAVRTDVELGFSSVFWNTAWTRGQPPHTLGLLCDPRHPVFASFPTAEHCDWQWWELLRGAAAMVLDDLPPQLRPLVQPIDTWFRSHRLGLLFEARVEEGRLAVCSMDLDNDLDRRAAARQFRRSLFDYLMSGAFQPKVDVPLEQIRGLVRPPSLAERLRARISADGEQRGFEAWRALDGRLSTIWHSPWEPARKPYPHVLRLSWAEPTVIAGVRIWPRQEERGGGHFAQVQLTADGENGPGVFVERSPTNVAPLELRFAEPVRTRGLTLRFLRGRGLEPYAAVAEIELLSPDGQ
- a CDS encoding peptidylprolyl isomerase gives rise to the protein MKSMRIATIARISAAVVEGSGRTSGEAAMDTSSPPWRASSEPEVARLPAGAAIRTSPGEIEIELLRECTRNTARNFAAYSRAGHYDGTIFHSVIPGS
- a CDS encoding sigma-70 family RNA polymerase sigma factor → MSDGDKTIRIYLQEIGEVPLLTPEEEIELAARIRKGDMEARQRMIAANLRLVVKIAQDYARYGLPLLDLISEGNIGLVKAVERFDPRKGGKLSTYAAWWIKQAIKRALANQSKTIRLPAHLVDKISRMRKAERKLAEELGRDPTDAEIAAEMGLDEATITHWQTVAIRPTSLDAPIGDENGSTFGEIIGDERARTPAEELLDEQLRAQAEALVRYLPYREREILKYRFGLRGAPVETLEEVGRRFRITRERVRQLQNSALAKLRDLLEEKVPHPNYPPPDSPFFHDEPAVAEAPATPAKTSKRPKTRRRRSVAARPRGRKLARTRAAQRRRRR
- the coaD gene encoding pantetheine-phosphate adenylyltransferase; amino-acid sequence: MNRSAIYAGTFDPITLGHLDLIGRAAAIFPRLILAVAKNPPKRTLFTPEQRAAIAAEAVRELPNVEVELFDGLLVEFARRRGVRVLVRGLRAFSDFEFEFQMALTNRKLAPDIETLFLMPTEEYSYVSSSTVRQIAELGGDVRRFVPHCAWLALQSRLPASRTGGSPQ
- a CDS encoding DUF177 domain-containing protein, with the translated sequence MIIEIAKVSAEGSLFEGEEDGALLELSANDLYTVSEPIRYRLIARKVGRRLVVSGAVEIRLQARCRRCARSFSTFLRESCFLYEYETREGQRDVDVTPELREALLLRLDPHPLCAPACAGLCPRCGRDLNSGPCGCEPRGSPNQSRWSALDKWKAVPPPTGKEMS
- the rpmF gene encoding 50S ribosomal protein L32 → MGVPKRRKSKSRKQMRVRSHRHPKPPMSRCPKCGAWAQPHRVCATCGYYRDRQVETVTTE